The segment aacttcaactcattccagaacccagtttattaagcaaagcagaaagcgcgttaaatagaaagaaaaacaccaaaacccctgtttctcggctcagatcggtgcgctttacggcaccattttgccaccatttccctttccggttcttcccaccgcgagcagccgctgcccgttgatctcacagcggcgttttttcccaatctcgcaggatttcagcccaattccggccccgttccgtgcgccccctggtgccggagatgacgatcgggcgccagctcttcccatcaaacccgatgccgagaaaccaaaccccccgcggtcgcttcttcaaacacgcgcagattcaccccttttctccccaaaaaccccctctggatgcgccgtccggtgggaaagccgacggtggtttcggcgcgggggtttcctgagggcgcaaacctaccccgggcgctgctccggcgccgcgatccccatttcggctggttcctccattttaaggcgcttcgggggcggctcggtcccggcttgcggctccggcatcgccatttcggttggtttctcctctattttcatgcattttggtggtggctcggtctcagccggcggttccggcgtcacaatcgccatttcggttggtttctcaatttccaagtgcttcaggggcggctcggtcccggcccgtggctctggtgccgcaatcaccgtttcggctggttcctcctcaattttcaggtattttggtggtggctcggtcccgtcctgcagctccggtgccgcaatccccatttcggctggttcctcctcaattttcaggcgctttgggggcggctccatcccagcttgcagctccgactccggcatcgccatttcacctggtttcttgatttcaaagcattttgggggcggctcggtccccacctgcagctccagtgccacaatcaccatttcagctgctttctcctcaattttaacgcattttgggggcggctcggtcccggccggtggctctggtgctggcaccacaatctccattttagctggtttctcctcaatattcaggcactttggtggtggctcagtcccggcctgaggctctggctccggcatctccatttcagctgctttctcctcaatcttcacacacgttgggggcggctcggtcccggcctccgGCTCTGGCTCCGCAATcgccttttcagctgctttttcctccatttccaggcaatttggaggcggctcggtcccggcctgcagctcccgcaccggcatcgccatttcgcctgttttttcctcaatttgaaagcattttgggggcggctcggtccccacctgcggctccggtgccacaatcaccatttccgctggttttccctcaattttcaggcacttttcgggcggctcggtcccggcctgtggctctggcaccgcaatctccatttcggctgctttctcctcaattttcaaacactttggcggtggctcagtcccggcctgcagctccagtgctgcaatctccatttcagctgctttctcctcaattcttaagcgcttcaggggtggctcagtcccggcctccgGCTCCGGCATTGCCATTTCcgctggtttctcttcaattttaaagcgcttcagggtgggctcggtctcagcctgcggctccggcgctggcgccgcaatcaccgtttcagctggtttgtcctcaatttgcaGGTATTTTGGCGGTGGCTCAGTGTCAgcctgcagctccggtcccgcaatCACCATTTTGTCtcgtttctcctcaatttccaagcatCTTGGAGGCGGCGCAGTCCCGGCCTCCGGCTCCAGAACCGGCGCagcaatcgccatttcagctggtttctcctcaatttccaggccctttgggggtggctcagtgccatcctgcagctctggtcccacaatcaccattttggctggtttgccctcaattttgaagcactttaggggcagcttggtctcagcctgcggctccagcgccacagtcgccatttcagctggtttctcttcaattttcacacatttcaggggtggctcagtcccggtctgcggctccagcgctgcaatcaccatttcagctggtttctcctcgatattcaggccctttgggggtggctcggtgccatcctgcagctccggtcccgcattcaccatttcggctggtttgtcctcaatcttcaagcatttttggggcggctcggtccccacctgcggttctggcaccgcaatctccattacagctggtttgtcctcaatttccaaggatcttgggggcggctcggtgccatcctgcagctccggtcccgcaatcgccatttcagctggtttctcctcaatcttcaagcactttatgggcagctcggtcccggcctgcggctccagaaccAGCGCAGCCATCACCATTttggctggtttgtcctcaatttccaagccctttggagCCAGCTCGGTCCCCGCCTGCAGCTCCCGCGCCCGGTGCCACCTCATGTGTGCGTTCTTGCCCCGCATCGTGGCAAACGCCCTGCAAATGGGGCGGAAAACCcaggttttagtgctttttggcttcaccctctctgggtgcgttttggcgcgggtccggcgccgtttctcggctccgcgccgggtggctttaacaccttttaacctctttatccccaaataagcaacaactcacctgccgcactccgtgcatggaaaggactccccggcgccctcattttgggccatttgctgcttcattttggccctttcctcgggcgagggacggggcttcttcttcgggggctggaaagtggcctggaaagcagagattcccctcattcccccctttcaccaaaggtcgagagcgctgagaataaaccagcttggaaacaagaccctatggaacagcccatagagacaactcagccaggtgaggctaaaagagccaaaaccggctctttttgtgacacaaaccaccgctttttggcagggaacgcacagcaattcccttcggcggcgaagccaaaaccacagaatatcccccaaaccattcaaaccccaccaggaTCGTTAATACCTGGAATCACTGCAATCAACCTGCAGCCAATCGAGCCCATTTCGGGCCCAAAAAGCCGCTTTTTTGGCCCCAAGGCGGTTTTCCCGTGGCGCAAATTCCGCGTAAACGcgttttctaccttctcctcggccttttccttgtttctcttggcttttttgcccgtcccttttgctcggtaggacttgagtttggtcgttttcttccagatgtagtaatattcaacacactgggccacagtcttagtctggacctaagcgaggggataggggcggtttaggatggaaacgccgcggtaaatcacatttacgcctcgttttgtctcattccggtgccttttttgcagcgttaagcaggaaaatgacatttggagaacgggagttcgatgcgtgactcaaaaacgcggctttttgggttaaaacccgatgattttgggggatttaccttcttgtggatgcgataaaagtccttcttgtgggtggcaaaagcacggtggaaaagctgctgctccaatggcgtccacgtgtccgagcctgcggggcaatgagcgggttcgttatggggaacgcaattagcaaatggggcgggggggtcgttatcggcaccccaagatgtttaaatcggcgtggaaagggtatcgtggtgtctgtttgtgtcctgggggggaatgggccccgttcctcgtttacctgcgtaatgataattggccagagggtccgattcggacttggggggcccccccgaaagcagcatctccagcgccttctgcaagaggaagaggctcggggttccccttccattcggagcaggatgccccaagttgtgattttgggggttttgggtgatatcgggggggttttggggagatatcggggggtttgggggaggtatcggggggttttggggtgatatcagggggctttggggtgatatcggggggttttggagagatatcggggggttttggagagatatcatggggatttggggtgatatcggggaggttttggggtgatatcggggggtttgggggagatatcagggggttgtggagtgatatcgggggcatgggggtgatattggggcttttgggggtgatatcagggggtttggggtgataccAGGGGGTTCtagggtgatatcaaggggttttgggcagataccggggggttttggggtgacatcgAAGGTTTGTAgggtgacatcggggggttttggggtgatatccgggggtttggggtgatatcgggggcttttggggtgatatcaaggggttttggggagatctcaggggattttggggtgatatcagggggttttggggtgatattggggggtactggggtgatatcaggaggttttcgggagatatcagggggtttggcggtgatatcgggggcttttggggagatatcagggggttttggagtgatatcgggggcataggggtgatattggggcttttggggtgatatcggggggcttgggggtgatatcgggggcttttggggtgatattgggggctttggggagatatcgggaagtttggggagatattggggggtttggggagataccggggggttttggggagatatcaagtgggtttggggtgataacgggggggtttggggtgatatcaggagattttgaggtgatatcggggggtttggggagatatcggggggtttggggtgatatcgggggcatgggggtgatattgggacttttgggggtgatatcggagggttctggggtgatatcaaggggttttggggagatatcagggggtttcgggtgatatcgaggggttctggggtgatatcaaggggatttggggagatatcagggggttttggggtgatatcggggtgttttggggagatatcggggttttggggtgatatcagggggtttggggtgatattggggcttttggggtgatgtcgggggtttggggagatatcggggggttttggggagatatcaaggggttttggggagatatcaaaggggtttggggtgatatcgggggcttttggggtgatatcggggtgtttggggagatatcggggggttttggggagatatcagggggttttggagtgatatcggggggtttggggagatatcgggggcatgggcgtgatattggggcttttggggtgatatcgaggggttctggggtgatatcaaggggtgttggggagatatcagggggttttggggagatatcatggggattggggtgatatctgggaggttttggggtgatatcgggggtttggggtgatatcgggggttttggggagatatcgggggtttggggagataccagggtgttttggggaaatatcagcggttttggggtgatatcgggggcatgggggtgatattggggcttttggggtgatatcggggggctctggggtcacatcaaggggttttggggagatatcaggaggttttggggtgatattggggggtttgagggagatatcgggggttttggggagatatcgggcgTATGGGGGCGAtattggggggctttgggggtgatatcggggggtttgggggtgatatcagggggtttggggtgatatcgggtggttttggggtcactcaccatcaggtcgccgcgcgctgcgtgcaggcagtgcagggccagctccaggttggggacggcgccggggacggcgctggagctcccagggatggcgctggagctcccagggatggcgctggagctcccagggatggcgctggagctcccggggatggcgctggagctcccggggacggcactggagctcccgaggatggcactggagctcccgaggatggcactggagctcccagggatggcaatggagctcccgaggatggcactggagctcccagggacggcactggagctcccgaggatggcactggagctcccgaggatggcactggagctcccagggatggcactggagctcccgaggatggcactggagctcccagggacggcactggagctcctgaggatggcgctggagctcccagggatggcgctggagctcccagggatggcactggagctcccagggatggcactggagctcccggggacagcactggagctcccgaggatggcactggagctcccagggatggcactggagctcccgaggatggcactggagctcccagggacggcactggagctcccagggacggcactggagctcccagggatggcactggagctcccgaggatggcactggagctcccagggatggcgctggagttcccgacgatggcactggagctcccaggggtggcgctggagctcccagggacggcactggagctcccgaggatggcactggagctcccagggacggcgctggagctcccagggacagcactggagctcccagggatggcactggagctcccgaggatggcactggagctcccagggatggcgctggagttcccgacgatggcactggagctcccaggggtggcgctggagctcccagggacggcactggagctcccgaggatggcactggagctcccggggatggcactggagctcccagggacggcgctggagctcccagggatggcactggagctcccggggatggcgctcgagtttccagggatggcactcgagctcctggggatggtgctggagttccccaggatggcactggagctcctggggatggtgctggagttccccaggatggcactggagctcccagggacggcactggagctcccgaggatggcactggagctcccggggatggcactggagctcccagggacggcgctggagctcccagggacggcactggagctcccagggagggcactggagctcccgaggatggcgttggagctcctggggatggcgctggagctcccggggacggtgctggagctcccggggatggtgctggagctcgccatggacagcagggtcaacactgcaaccgacacggggtgggggaaacgggctgatgggacatggggatgttggggttcgggggggaaatggggtgatatgaggtggggatgttggggtttgggggggaaagggggatgtgacatgggggtgttggggggaaagggggatgtgacatgggggtgttgggggaaagggggatgtgacatgggggtgttgggggaaagggggatgtgacatgggggtgttggggggaaagggggatgtgacatgggggtgttggggtttggggaaagggggatgtgacatgggggtgttggggggaaagggggatgtgacatgggggtgttggggtttggggaaagggggatgtgacatgggggtgttggggtttggggaaagggggatgtgacatgggggtgttgggggaaagggggatgtgacatgggggtgttggggtttggggaaagggggatgtgacatgggggtgttggggtttggggaaagggggatgtgacatgggggtgttggggtttggggaaagggggatgtgacatgggggtgttggggtttgggggtggaaatatgggatccaacaaggaaaagctggggtttttcaaggaaaagcgtgatacgacaatgggtacaattcaaggaaaagttggagttggtcaagaaaagatgcgatatgataaaggaaatgttggggtttgtcaagaaaaggtgcgataggacaaggaaaagttgggttttgttgagaaaagacgtgataggacaatggaaacgttgggttttgtcaagaaaagacacgataggacatgcaaaagttgggtttatgtcaagaaaagacacgataggacaagg is part of the Patagioenas fasciata isolate bPatFas1 chromosome 13, bPatFas1.hap1, whole genome shotgun sequence genome and harbors:
- the LOC136115630 gene encoding uncharacterized protein, which translates into the protein MKALEMLLSGGPPKSESDPLANYHYAGSDTWTPLEQQLFHRAFATHKKDFYRIHKKVQTKTVAQCVEYYYIWKKTTKLKSYRAKGTGKKAKRNKEKAEEKATFQPPKKKPRPSPEERAKMKQQMAQNEGAGESFPCTECGRAFATMRGKNAHMRWHRARELQAGTELAPKGLEIEDKPAKMVMAALVLEPQAGTELPIKCLKIEEKPAEMAIAGPELQDGTEPPPRSLEIEDKPAVMEIAVPEPQVGTEPPQKCLKIEDKPAEMVNAGPELQDGTEPPPKGLNIEEKPAEMVIAALEPQTGTEPPLKCVKIEEKPAEMATVALEPQAETKLPLKCFKIEGKPAKMVIVGPELQDGTEPPPKGLEIEEKPAEMAIAAPVLEPEAGTAPPPRCLEIEEKRDKMVIAGPELQADTEPPPKYLQIEDKPAETVIAAPAPEPQAETEPTLKRFKIEEKPAEMAMPEPEAGTEPPLKRLRIEEKAAEMEIAALELQAGTEPPPKCLKIEEKAAEMEIAVPEPQAGTEPPEKCLKIEGKPAEMVIVAPEPQVGTEPPPKCFQIEEKTGEMAMPVRELQAGTEPPPNCLEMEEKAAEKAIAEPEPEAGTEPPPTCVKIEEKAAEMEMPEPEPQAGTEPPPKCLNIEEKPAKMEIVVPAPEPPAGTEPPPKCVKIEEKAAEMVIVALELQVGTEPPPKCFEIKKPGEMAMPESELQAGMEPPPKRLKIEEEPAEMGIAAPELQDGTEPPPKYLKIEEEPAETVIAAPEPRAGTEPPLKHLEIEKPTEMAIVTPEPPAETEPPPKCMKIEEKPTEMAMPEPQAGTEPPPKRLKMEEPAEMGIAAPEQRPG